The Mycoplasmopsis equigenitalium genome contains a region encoding:
- the lepA gene encoding translation elongation factor 4: MNKSKIRNFSIIAHIDHGKSTLADRILELTNTLTKREIKQQTMDTMDLERERGITIKLNAAQIKYKDYVFHLIDTPGHVDFTYEVSRSLAASEGALLIVDATQGIEAQTLANVYLAMDNNLEIIPIINKIDLPSADPERVKKEIEDIIGIPTDNAVEISAKTGLNCEKVLDAIIEYIPSPKEADDTKPLKALIFDSYFDPYRGVVLLVRIFDGVLKQDQKIKFMSNNAEYYVSELGIKNPTEIKKNMLVAGEVGWVAANIRDAKEVSVGDTITSIENPTTTALPGYKKMKPVVYSGFYPIDTLDYDDLKESLEKISLSDSSLTWEQESTKALGFGFRVGFLGLLHMEILQERLDREYNIGVIATAPSVEYTIYMNNGTIQKISNPALLPDKTLIKEITEPYIRASILLPEKYIGPIMDLCQTKRGIYVDIEFLEGDRRKLIYELPLAEIIFDFFDKMKSISKGYASFEYELIEERISDLVKVDILLNGDKIDAFSIICHKDHTYPQARELVEKLKEVIPRQSFEIPVQAAIGGKIIARETIKAYRKDVTAKLYGGDVTRRQKLLKKQKAGKKRMKQFGSVEVPQEAFITILKTNVVKKK, encoded by the coding sequence ATGAATAAATCTAAAATTAGAAATTTCTCAATTATTGCTCATATTGATCACGGAAAGTCAACCTTGGCTGACCGAATTTTAGAATTAACCAACACCTTAACTAAACGCGAAATCAAACAACAAACAATGGATACAATGGATTTAGAACGCGAACGTGGAATCACTATTAAATTAAATGCAGCACAAATCAAATATAAAGATTATGTTTTTCATTTAATTGACACTCCAGGACATGTCGATTTTACTTATGAAGTTTCTCGTTCGCTAGCCGCTAGCGAAGGGGCATTATTAATTGTTGATGCTACCCAAGGAATTGAAGCACAAACTCTTGCTAATGTTTATTTAGCAATGGATAACAATTTAGAAATTATTCCAATTATTAACAAAATTGATTTACCAAGCGCAGACCCTGAACGAGTAAAAAAAGAAATAGAAGATATCATTGGTATTCCAACCGATAACGCTGTTGAAATTTCCGCCAAGACCGGACTCAACTGCGAAAAGGTGCTTGATGCAATTATAGAATATATTCCTTCTCCTAAAGAAGCTGATGATACCAAACCATTAAAAGCATTAATCTTCGATTCTTACTTTGATCCTTATCGTGGTGTGGTTCTACTTGTTAGAATTTTTGATGGCGTTCTAAAACAAGATCAAAAAATTAAATTTATGTCAAACAATGCTGAATATTATGTTTCAGAATTGGGGATTAAAAATCCAACAGAAATTAAAAAAAATATGTTAGTAGCAGGCGAGGTTGGTTGAGTTGCCGCAAACATCCGTGATGCGAAAGAAGTTTCTGTCGGTGATACAATTACCAGCATCGAAAACCCTACAACAACTGCGTTGCCAGGATATAAAAAAATGAAACCTGTTGTCTATAGCGGTTTCTATCCCATCGATACCCTTGATTATGACGATTTAAAAGAGAGTCTTGAAAAAATTTCATTATCAGACTCTTCGCTTACCTGAGAACAGGAATCGACAAAAGCGCTAGGTTTTGGTTTCCGCGTTGGTTTCCTTGGGTTGCTTCACATGGAAATTTTACAAGAACGTCTTGATCGTGAATATAACATTGGGGTTATTGCTACTGCACCAAGTGTTGAATATACAATTTATATGAATAACGGAACTATTCAAAAAATTTCCAATCCCGCCTTATTACCAGATAAAACATTAATTAAAGAAATTACAGAACCATATATTCGAGCAAGTATTTTGTTACCAGAAAAATACATTGGTCCGATAATGGATCTTTGTCAAACAAAACGGGGAATTTATGTGGACATCGAATTTTTAGAGGGTGATCGCCGTAAATTAATTTATGAACTACCGCTTGCAGAAATTATTTTTGACTTTTTCGACAAAATGAAATCTATTTCTAAAGGATACGCAAGTTTTGAATATGAACTAATTGAAGAAAGAATTAGCGATTTAGTAAAAGTTGATATATTACTAAATGGCGACAAGATTGATGCCTTTTCTATAATTTGTCACAAAGATCATACATATCCACAAGCAAGAGAATTGGTTGAAAAATTAAAAGAAGTAATCCCGCGTCAATCGTTTGAAATTCCTGTACAGGCTGCAATTGGTGGCAAAATTATTGCTCGCGAAACAATTAAAGCATACCGTAAGGATGTTACTGCCAAGTTGTATGGTGGCGATGTTACTAGACGTCAAAAACTACTAAAAAAACAAAAAGCAGGAAAGAAACGAATGAAGCAATTTGGAAGTGTAGAAGTTCCTCAAGAAGCATTTATTACAATACTAAAAACTAATGTAGTTAAAAAGAAATAA
- a CDS encoding type I phosphomannose isomerase catalytic subunit yields the protein MKKIIPVVHEKLWGKEIWLHSPLKGMETTFEDDTKNTFGPLIKIISANQPLSIQVHPDDELAKKLENEPNGKNEAWLLLKKSKAAKLVWGSKTIDKNIIKEAVLNNTLDEHLNIIEPEIGGFYNVPAGLIHGIGYNHDDFIEVLEVQQPSDVTYRLYDYHRKQKDGTYRELHLEKSLAALKYTSVDFQKQTGDWKVYKLQNYSIIDTKAKDVKMDTYSWVIKKDTYETFLFEPEEPIKLKNVWIVKVRTCTVM from the coding sequence ATGAAAAAAATAATACCTGTTGTTCACGAAAAATTGTGGGGTAAAGAAATTTGATTACACTCGCCCCTAAAAGGAATGGAAACTACTTTTGAAGATGATACAAAAAACACTTTTGGTCCTTTGATTAAAATAATTTCAGCAAATCAGCCACTTAGTATTCAAGTTCACCCCGATGATGAACTTGCTAAAAAGCTAGAAAACGAACCAAACGGCAAAAATGAGGCTTGACTTTTACTCAAAAAAAGTAAAGCCGCAAAACTTGTTTGAGGTTCAAAAACCATTGATAAAAACATAATTAAAGAGGCCGTTTTGAACAATACGCTTGATGAACACCTTAATATTATCGAACCTGAAATTGGTGGTTTTTACAATGTGCCCGCTGGTTTAATTCATGGAATTGGTTACAATCACGATGATTTTATTGAAGTACTAGAGGTACAGCAACCTAGCGATGTTACCTATCGTTTATATGACTACCACCGCAAACAAAAAGACGGAACCTACCGCGAACTTCATTTGGAAAAATCATTAGCCGCTTTAAAATACACAAGCGTTGATTTTCAAAAACAAACGGGTGACTGAAAAGTTTATAAACTTCAAAATTATTCAATTATTGATACAAAAGCAAAAGATGTCAAAATGGATACTTATTCTTGAGTAATTAAAAAAGACACATATGAAACATTTTTATTTGAACCCGAAGAACCAATTAAATTAAAAAACGTTTGGATAGTAAAGGTACGAACATGCACGGTTATGTAA
- the gyrA gene encoding DNA gyrase subunit A, whose translation MLFLDDEEEKKVNDNETEEYDDEEIKTVFSDDKPKEELEDEEEENLPQNAAGYQVESAIIEEPTQGLYPREIREEMKNSFLDYAMSVIVSRALPDVRDGLKPVHRRILHGMNELGITYSSAHKKSARIVGDVLGKYHPHGDSSVYEAMVRLAQDFSLRYPLIDGHGNFGSIDGDPAAAMRYTEARMSKIAAEMLDGIKKNTVDFVDNYDASELEPVVLPSRFPNILVSGATGIAVGMATSIPPHNLGETIDATIALARNPEITIEELMQFVKGPDFPTGAEILGKRGIFETYMTGRGTIPVRSKAKIETLASGKSKIIITEIPYEIKKTTIIEKIAELVKNKAIEGITDLRDESNKDGIRIVILIKKNTEPNIVLNQLYRQTPLQTNYNANIVALVKGEPKLLNLKETLEYYLEHQYDVVTRRLKFDLEKNEARLLILEGLKIAVDNIDEVVQIIKRSANDQDAIERLMKRFELVEIQAKSIVDMRLGRLTGLAIDRMNEEIAMLEAEISKIKAILASRELLTDLIVDELAAIKEKYADKRRTIVNESASVQISDEDLIPEREIVISLSSKGYVKRTDLMQYRAQRRGGVGAKGMQTYQDDDVEQLIITTTHIDLLIFTSLGRIYRIRALQIPEQGKNSKGLPFVNIIDLMAEERVISIIANNDYDDHNYLVTVTKQGMIKKTPISEYRRINANGKIALGLKEEDEVIRAMIVDENKDIVIASNDGSLARFACGDIRQSGRTAIGVIGMRLREDAYVVSASHSGEGDFILSLGDKGFGKKTIADEYRKTKRGARGVHTLNTDKAGDLIGCRYIKGDEDIILLNNKGMTIRISGDEIPVIGRFAKGVKVISLKRNETLKAFEIVDSKGIEEEAEAEYQRTQEVLLSQRSEDNDDE comes from the coding sequence ATGTTATTTTTAGATGATGAAGAAGAAAAAAAAGTAAATGATAACGAAACTGAAGAATATGATGATGAGGAAATCAAAACAGTCTTTAGTGATGATAAACCAAAAGAAGAATTAGAAGATGAAGAGGAAGAAAATCTTCCCCAAAATGCTGCGGGATATCAGGTAGAATCAGCAATTATTGAAGAACCTACCCAAGGTCTTTACCCTCGCGAAATTCGTGAAGAAATGAAAAATTCGTTCCTTGATTATGCAATGAGCGTTATTGTTTCACGGGCACTACCTGATGTTCGCGATGGTTTAAAACCTGTTCACCGAAGAATTTTACACGGGATGAATGAACTGGGAATTACTTACTCAAGTGCGCACAAAAAATCAGCGAGAATTGTTGGTGATGTTTTAGGGAAATACCACCCACACGGTGATAGCTCTGTGTATGAAGCAATGGTGCGTTTGGCTCAGGATTTTTCTCTTCGTTATCCATTAATTGATGGTCACGGAAACTTTGGTAGCATTGATGGCGACCCCGCTGCTGCGATGCGTTATACTGAAGCAAGAATGTCAAAAATTGCTGCTGAAATGCTTGATGGAATCAAGAAAAATACAGTTGATTTTGTTGATAACTATGATGCCAGCGAATTAGAACCTGTTGTTCTACCTTCGCGTTTCCCAAATATTTTAGTTTCTGGCGCAACCGGAATTGCGGTTGGGATGGCAACCTCAATTCCTCCTCACAACCTTGGCGAAACAATTGATGCCACAATTGCGCTTGCCAGAAATCCAGAAATTACCATTGAAGAATTAATGCAATTTGTTAAAGGACCCGACTTCCCAACCGGAGCAGAAATTCTTGGTAAACGTGGTATTTTTGAGACCTATATGACTGGTCGTGGCACAATTCCGGTGCGTAGCAAAGCTAAAATTGAAACACTAGCAAGTGGTAAGTCAAAAATTATTATTACCGAAATTCCTTACGAAATTAAGAAAACAACAATCATTGAAAAGATTGCTGAATTAGTTAAAAATAAAGCAATCGAAGGTATTACCGATCTTCGTGATGAATCAAATAAAGACGGAATTCGAATCGTAATTTTAATTAAGAAAAACACCGAACCTAACATTGTGCTTAACCAACTTTATCGTCAAACTCCGCTTCAAACTAATTACAACGCAAACATTGTTGCGCTAGTTAAAGGTGAGCCTAAATTACTTAATCTAAAAGAAACACTTGAGTATTATCTTGAACACCAATACGATGTTGTAACAAGACGTTTAAAATTTGACCTTGAAAAAAATGAAGCAAGATTATTAATCTTAGAAGGTTTAAAAATTGCCGTTGATAACATTGACGAAGTTGTTCAAATTATTAAAAGATCGGCTAACGACCAAGACGCAATTGAGCGTTTAATGAAACGCTTTGAACTTGTTGAAATTCAAGCCAAATCAATTGTTGATATGCGTCTAGGTCGTTTGACTGGACTTGCAATCGACCGTATGAATGAAGAAATTGCAATGCTTGAAGCTGAAATTAGTAAGATCAAAGCAATTCTTGCAAGTCGCGAATTACTTACCGATTTAATTGTTGATGAATTAGCAGCAATTAAAGAAAAATACGCTGATAAACGTCGTACCATTGTCAACGAATCGGCATCAGTTCAAATCTCAGATGAAGATTTAATTCCTGAACGCGAAATTGTTATTTCACTTAGCTCAAAAGGTTATGTAAAAAGAACAGATTTAATGCAATACCGCGCACAAAGACGTGGTGGTGTTGGTGCTAAAGGAATGCAAACTTATCAAGATGATGATGTTGAACAATTAATTATTACTACAACGCACATCGACTTATTAATTTTCACTTCGCTTGGTCGAATTTATCGGATTCGTGCTCTTCAAATTCCGGAACAAGGTAAAAATTCAAAAGGTCTACCATTTGTTAACATTATTGATTTAATGGCTGAAGAACGAGTAATCTCAATTATCGCTAATAATGACTATGATGATCACAATTATCTTGTAACTGTTACAAAACAAGGAATGATTAAAAAGACACCAATTTCTGAATATAGAAGAATTAATGCTAACGGAAAAATTGCTTTAGGTCTTAAAGAAGAAGATGAAGTAATTCGGGCAATGATCGTTGATGAAAACAAAGATATTGTAATCGCATCAAACGATGGTAGCCTAGCACGTTTTGCTTGTGGTGACATTCGTCAAAGCGGAAGAACCGCAATTGGTGTTATTGGTATGCGTCTTAGAGAGGATGCTTATGTTGTTTCTGCTAGCCATAGTGGTGAAGGTGACTTTATTCTTTCACTTGGTGATAAAGGATTTGGTAAAAAAACTATTGCAGACGAATATAGAAAAACCAAACGTGGTGCACGTGGGGTACACACCCTTAACACTGACAAAGCCGGTGATTTAATTGGTTGTCGTTACATCAAAGGTGATGAAGACATTATTCTGCTTAACAATAAAGGAATGACAATTCGAATCAGTGGTGATGAAATTCCAGTAATTGGTCGTTTTGCTAAAGGTGTAAAAGTTATTAGTCTCAAACGTAACGAAACCTTAAAGGCCTTTGAAATTGTTGATAGCAAAGGTATTGAGGAAGAAGCGGAAGCAGAATACCAAAGAACTCAGGAAGTATTACTCAGTCAACGTAGCGAAGACAACGATGATGAGTAA
- a CDS encoding TrkH family potassium uptake protein, whose amino-acid sequence MKNNKFQLLSSRFQNKRSNKKKIKYIFFVYFLIVLIASLILFFPWAHSGNETINYGDALFTSASAFSDTGLITVTTRNAWNMFGQAIIATLIFIGGIGFFALKIFIINYLFKIKTYDFSQRELLNAERGDTTRQTSDLVISSINFIIGTLIIGGISLTLYFYFVPNKPLASLDTSALPESPYHNASLACRFGFFHAISALNNAGFDIMGKHSIAPYYYNFGLHVIFLVLFLIGGIGYPVIYDFIMFVKFRFNKKNKGVHYKWSLISKVSVTTYFIVSLIGFLIVITIEMGGNTKYWKDEALGDKWSKTWVMFFSTFSTRSAGFAVTDMNNFSPATLIIFSILMFIGAAPASTGGGIRTTTFAVVFISLFSKMLGYKSTRMFKRKIVNDRVQMASNIFMISLFLIIIGTLVLHSSLDIYNGKLPDTYSSAHLLFETASAFGTTGLSTGITAMLNLPSKLMLILIMFIGQFGISSTILVWKDRSSKENYYEYIEENIALG is encoded by the coding sequence ATGAAAAATAATAAATTCCAATTATTATCATCACGTTTTCAAAACAAGCGTTCAAACAAAAAAAAGATTAAATACATTTTCTTTGTGTATTTTTTAATTGTCTTGATTGCATCGTTAATTCTATTTTTTCCTTGGGCACACAGTGGGAACGAAACAATAAACTATGGCGATGCGCTATTTACAAGTGCTAGTGCTTTTAGTGATACCGGATTAATTACGGTCACAACACGAAATGCTTGAAATATGTTTGGTCAAGCAATTATCGCAACTTTAATCTTTATTGGTGGAATTGGATTCTTTGCTTTAAAAATCTTTATTATTAATTATCTTTTCAAAATCAAAACATATGATTTTTCACAACGTGAATTATTAAACGCTGAACGGGGCGACACTACTCGTCAAACTAGTGATTTGGTTATTAGTAGTATTAACTTTATTATTGGAACATTAATTATTGGCGGAATTTCTTTAACTTTATATTTTTACTTTGTGCCAAACAAACCGCTTGCAAGCCTGGATACTAGCGCTTTACCAGAAAGCCCCTACCATAATGCTTCGCTCGCCTGTCGTTTTGGTTTTTTTCACGCCATTAGTGCCCTTAATAATGCTGGTTTTGATATTATGGGTAAACACTCGATAGCACCTTATTACTACAACTTTGGGCTTCATGTTATCTTTCTAGTTCTTTTTTTAATTGGTGGCATAGGTTACCCTGTAATCTACGATTTTATTATGTTTGTTAAATTCCGTTTTAACAAAAAAAATAAAGGAGTACATTACAAATGATCGCTAATTTCAAAAGTTAGTGTTACCACCTACTTTATTGTTTCATTAATTGGTTTTTTAATTGTGATTACTATCGAAATGGGTGGTAACACTAAATATTGAAAAGATGAAGCTTTGGGTGATAAATGAAGTAAAACTTGGGTGATGTTTTTCTCAACATTTTCTACAAGAAGTGCCGGTTTTGCGGTTACAGATATGAATAACTTTTCGCCTGCTACACTAATTATTTTTAGTATCTTAATGTTTATCGGAGCTGCTCCCGCTTCGACGGGTGGTGGAATTAGAACTACTACCTTTGCTGTAGTTTTTATCTCATTATTTTCAAAAATGCTTGGTTACAAATCAACCAGAATGTTCAAACGGAAAATTGTTAATGACCGGGTTCAAATGGCTTCAAACATTTTTATGATTAGTTTATTTTTAATTATTATTGGCACACTTGTTCTTCATTCGTCGCTTGATATTTACAATGGCAAATTACCTGATACATATAGTTCGGCACACCTTTTATTTGAAACAGCTTCCGCCTTTGGAACAACAGGTTTAAGTACCGGAATCACCGCAATGCTTAATCTGCCTTCGAAATTAATGTTAATCTTAATTATGTTTATTGGTCAGTTCGGAATTTCAAGTACAATCCTTGTTTGAAAAGATCGAAGTTCAAAAGAAAACTATTACGAATATATTGAAGAAAATATTGCGCTTGGATAG
- a CDS encoding CvpA family protein codes for MNKEQISPVLDSYIKFTENNALLYIPLCVFIGVLLIGLLLGVWKGIWYSLYFLGIGVLSLLLSIAIAPPIANALKDKFVSDPNYQQIVDNHTSMFAGIVALVIWFIIFTIAGIVFIFIRLFFKKKDKSLGYTLFFRIGGAVAGVAGASIPAVLIANTASLINSGQSKKFDDFLDKVLNIYSFNTGKMGSAGKGVRSLPTLAKIGKNLLEIESMDWFYDAIFNGKPGDLEGQKLQEQQVLAYKPKLNNIIELSHDLVHDDNNRYNVIDDFIRIIEIKFNEMLDASGGSMNLDSALYKKLSLANALKPGYIDNTIKKNIDENNIKMMALPDKITKLFVNIFMARITVNKDPIEDRWQPELSDEQRQKLAEDILKKHLDIVLPYLFSE; via the coding sequence ATGAACAAGGAACAAATTTCTCCAGTGCTTGATTCGTATATTAAATTTACTGAGAATAACGCGCTATTATATATTCCTTTATGTGTATTTATTGGTGTTCTTTTGATTGGTTTACTTTTAGGTGTTTGAAAAGGAATTTGATATTCTTTATATTTTCTTGGTATTGGTGTGCTATCGTTATTGCTATCAATCGCGATAGCGCCGCCAATAGCAAACGCATTAAAAGACAAGTTTGTAAGCGATCCTAATTATCAACAGATAGTCGATAATCATACGTCAATGTTTGCTGGAATTGTTGCGCTTGTAATTTGGTTTATTATATTTACTATTGCTGGAATCGTTTTTATTTTTATCAGGTTATTTTTCAAGAAAAAAGACAAAAGTCTTGGATACACTTTATTTTTTAGAATAGGTGGTGCAGTCGCAGGTGTTGCGGGCGCTTCGATTCCGGCAGTTCTTATTGCAAATACTGCCTCATTAATTAATTCGGGACAAAGCAAAAAGTTTGACGATTTTCTTGACAAAGTTCTTAATATATATTCATTTAATACGGGCAAAATGGGAAGCGCAGGAAAAGGTGTGCGTTCGCTTCCAACGCTGGCTAAAATCGGTAAAAACTTACTTGAAATAGAATCGATGGATTGATTTTATGATGCGATATTTAATGGTAAGCCAGGTGATTTAGAGGGTCAAAAACTTCAAGAACAACAAGTACTTGCCTACAAACCAAAACTCAACAATATTATTGAATTATCGCATGACTTAGTGCATGATGATAATAATCGTTATAACGTTATTGATGACTTTATTCGTATAATTGAAATTAAATTTAATGAGATGTTAGATGCCAGTGGCGGTTCAATGAATTTGGATAGTGCGCTTTATAAAAAGCTTTCTCTCGCCAATGCCTTAAAGCCAGGATATATTGACAATACAATTAAGAAAAATATTGATGAAAACAATATTAAAATGATGGCCTTGCCTGATAAGATCACTAAGCTCTTTGTTAATATTTTTATGGCTAGAATCACAGTTAATAAAGATCCAATTGAAGATAGATGACAACCAGAATTAAGTGACGAACAAAGACAAAAACTTGCTGAAGATATTTTAAAAAAACACTTAGATATTGTCTTACCATATCTTTTTAGCGAATAA
- a CDS encoding DegV family protein: protein MKIAIVIDSSANLNKREAEELGWNLLPLYINIDGKDYADGVDFNALDFFDIYNKESVVKTSASNLNEATKLLTKLSAEFDKVVVYPISMHLSSQYANLKVLSHDFNNVYVVPSENICEYITIDILEFLDKKITTNEQFEDEFSKLGKFKQDQVVLLIPKTTDFLLKGGRLKPAANTLAKIFRIVPIIEFRDGKLLKYGKGHKFVKTVSNLINDAIECSNKNQHLKLAFLEARCSDLKAFLDILKTEKAELKYLYHIPPVVAIHTGPESISIMNMNAQDKHLELLANLRKKSL, encoded by the coding sequence ATGAAAATTGCAATAGTTATTGATTCATCGGCAAATCTAAATAAACGCGAAGCTGAAGAATTAGGATGAAATTTACTCCCTCTATATATTAATATTGATGGCAAAGATTACGCTGATGGCGTGGATTTTAATGCTCTTGATTTTTTTGATATTTATAACAAAGAATCTGTTGTTAAAACCTCTGCTTCTAACCTAAACGAAGCAACAAAATTACTTACAAAATTAAGTGCCGAATTCGATAAAGTTGTGGTTTATCCAATATCAATGCATCTTTCTTCGCAATATGCAAATTTAAAAGTTTTATCACACGATTTTAATAACGTTTATGTTGTGCCTAGCGAAAACATTTGTGAATATATCACAATCGATATTCTTGAATTTCTTGACAAAAAAATTACAACCAACGAACAATTTGAAGACGAATTTAGTAAATTAGGAAAGTTCAAACAAGATCAAGTTGTATTACTAATTCCTAAAACTACTGATTTTTTACTTAAAGGCGGGCGCCTTAAGCCTGCTGCAAATACGCTTGCAAAAATTTTTCGAATAGTACCGATTATCGAATTCCGTGACGGTAAACTTTTAAAATACGGAAAAGGTCATAAATTTGTTAAAACAGTTTCAAATTTAATTAATGATGCAATTGAATGTTCCAACAAAAATCAACATTTAAAACTAGCATTTTTAGAAGCGCGCTGCTCTGACTTAAAAGCCTTTTTAGATATTTTGAAAACGGAAAAAGCCGAGCTAAAATATTTATATCATATTCCACCCGTTGTGGCAATTCACACAGGCCCAGAATCAATTTCAATAATGAATATGAACGCTCAAGATAAGCATCTTGAATTGCTAGCTAATTTAAGAAAAAAATCGCTTTAG
- the plsY gene encoding glycerol-3-phosphate 1-O-acyltransferase PlsY, with translation MHGYVILYNLVLLVIGYLIGSFNIALFISKRKLKEDIRDKGSGNAGATNGLRVYGKKIGLTILLFDFFKSYIPILIIGLLARFLEPVGENWFYNNYIIPQSIGLGVVIGHIFPIYHNFRGGKGASCFAGLITSINITLFIIGLILFIAMVYITKIVSISVISVTLVLSGLAFIPWIATGSPLAELNKSVKECFWLIGIVSCLSYIFVLIAHRQNIIRLVKGQENSFKKKQPEN, from the coding sequence ATGCACGGTTATGTAATTCTTTACAACTTGGTTTTGCTTGTGATCGGGTATTTAATTGGCTCATTTAATATTGCACTTTTTATTTCAAAACGAAAACTAAAAGAAGATATCAGAGACAAGGGTTCAGGAAACGCTGGTGCTACAAACGGACTTCGTGTTTATGGAAAAAAAATCGGCCTAACGATCTTGCTTTTTGACTTTTTTAAAAGTTATATCCCAATTTTAATTATTGGATTATTAGCTAGATTTTTGGAACCGGTTGGCGAAAACTGATTTTATAACAACTACATCATTCCCCAAAGTATCGGTCTTGGTGTTGTTATCGGTCACATCTTCCCTATATATCACAATTTTCGCGGTGGCAAAGGTGCAAGTTGTTTTGCTGGCTTAATCACCTCAATTAACATCACATTATTTATTATTGGATTAATCTTATTTATTGCAATGGTCTACATTACAAAAATTGTTTCAATATCAGTTATAAGTGTTACTCTTGTTTTAAGTGGTCTTGCCTTTATCCCTTGAATAGCAACTGGCTCACCGCTTGCCGAATTAAATAAAAGCGTTAAGGAATGCTTTTGATTAATTGGGATTGTATCCTGTCTTTCATATATTTTTGTCTTGATTGCTCATCGACAAAATATTATACGTTTGGTTAAAGGACAAGAGAATTCATTCAAAAAGAAACAACCCGAAAATTAA
- a CDS encoding Cof-type HAD-IIB family hydrolase: MSVIFADIDGTIYGHGESISPQTKEKILSLKNLNVDFVLNTGNANYQKHVKLAEDLNTSYAIFSCGAGIWDVKNKKYLKTFRMDPKIGQQIVDIAIKNNCGLYYFGEHKQYLFNTSEVYDEFIFNHTGTKNFEKTGTVPEDLIKIEICHDSLFEINSLGQENANIKKCYEALVAAGLDKKVHIMYMNGTHMEIVAKGISKGSGIKWMCENVYNIDPEHVMAIGDSPNDISMFENVGYSYAMDNSPRNVKNAVKYHTCDVSQEGLYMAIIDYLHRRKIEI, encoded by the coding sequence ATGTCAGTAATTTTCGCAGATATCGATGGCACAATTTATGGCCACGGCGAATCAATTTCGCCCCAAACAAAAGAGAAAATTTTATCATTAAAAAATCTTAATGTTGATTTCGTCCTTAATACCGGTAATGCTAATTATCAAAAACACGTTAAGTTAGCAGAAGATTTAAATACTTCATACGCAATTTTTAGTTGCGGAGCAGGGATTTGAGATGTTAAAAATAAAAAATATCTTAAAACATTTCGAATGGATCCTAAAATTGGTCAACAAATAGTTGACATCGCAATTAAAAATAATTGCGGCCTTTATTATTTTGGCGAACACAAACAATACTTATTTAATACATCAGAAGTTTATGATGAATTTATTTTTAATCACACCGGAACAAAAAACTTTGAAAAAACAGGAACTGTTCCTGAAGATTTAATTAAAATTGAGATTTGTCACGATTCACTTTTTGAAATAAACTCATTAGGACAAGAAAATGCCAACATTAAAAAATGTTATGAGGCACTTGTAGCAGCAGGTTTGGATAAAAAAGTACATATTATGTATATGAATGGTACACATATGGAAATTGTTGCGAAAGGCATTTCAAAAGGTAGTGGAATTAAATGAATGTGCGAAAATGTTTATAACATTGATCCCGAACATGTTATGGCAATTGGCGATAGTCCAAATGATATTTCAATGTTTGAAAATGTTGGATATAGTTATGCAATGGACAACTCGCCTCGCAATGTTAAAAATGCTGTTAAGTATCATACTTGTGATGTTAGTCAAGAAGGCTTATATATGGCGATTATTGATTATCTTCATCGCCGAAAAATTGAAATTTAA